A genomic window from Betta splendens chromosome 24, fBetSpl5.4, whole genome shotgun sequence includes:
- the myt1la gene encoding myelin transcription factor 1-like, a isoform X3 yields the protein MEVNAVEKHHRTRSKGVRAAVEAVTQELFSCPTPGCDGSGHVSGKYARHRSVYGCPLAKKRKALEKQPLEPAAKRRSFLASCPSEEEEDARVYASYENEAMEVGDVEKEQGEVVEEDEDEEREGDEEDGEVEDEFSEDNEEQGDDEEDDEEEEEEVGRADTMMVEERVEEEEEEEGMDEEEEEEVDDGDDEEEEDEQEEEEQNHQQVENHYKAAGQSKLLPIQKDDNNNNSCGAGTGEEYENYDELVAKSLLNLGKIAEDAAYQAMTESEMNSNSSNSGAEDEDEDEDDGSERGGRKGALSVDLDSDVVRETVDSLKLLAQGHGAVLPEDGYGDAAVLEESEEEVCLSSLECLRNQCFDLARKLSETQTPERPVLHAAHDALPSAAEQHHLSRYDGVQPAAPEEPRALERSYSDMVNLMKLEEQLSPASRGYPTSCSQEGDEDTTSVASDRSDDTFDMAKGNLSLLEKAIALESERAKVMRDRMALEHGGPRRDHHHHHHHHRSHGEHSPRLSSVAEERKSRMHHDGLKRAFYPKDSSRAEKKESKCPTPGCDGTGHVTGLYPHHRSLSGCPHKDRVPPEILAMYENVLKCPTPGCSGRGHVNSNRNSHRSLSGCPIAAAEKMAKVHEKTHSTDSGSSKTNQTSDRVLRPMCFVKQLEIPQYGYKNNVPTSTPRSNLAKELEKYSKTSYDYADFDGQHGAYAKRPPPTKAHHGRDPSPKGYDAKRYCKTSSPASSTTSSYAPSSSSSLSCGGGGGGGAGGGGGGSSASSTCSKSSFDYTHDMEAAHMAATAILNLSTRCRELPHALGGKPQDLLTQSPVGDLDDSGAVDVAGQPGGPEGSGTVLTPLQPMSPQRQALLSSRCYQLSDADCWDLPADYTKIKRLGDEQDHKEGDELDPFQELLDEQRYPAEVTMPSPKHHKYPACKESKKELITLSSCQLSDKSIRGMMTTNSQELKCPTPGCDGSGHITGNYASHRSLSGCPRAKKSGIKILHSKEDKDDQEPIKCPVPGCDGQGHVTGKYASHRSASGCPLAAKRQKDSYVNGSQFVWKSGKTDGMTCPTPGCDGSGHVSGSFLTHRRFSLHLSGCPRATSAMKKARMSGVEMLTIKQRASKGIENDEEIKQLDEEIKDLNESNNQVESDMIKLRTQITTMETNLKSIEEENKVIEQQNDSLLHELANLSQSLINSLANIQLPHMRPLPQKEAPVKHNCCLQMPPREPMNEQNFDTYVSTLTDMYTHQDQYQSPENKALLENIRQAVQGIQV from the exons atggAGGTGAATGCAGTTGAAAAACACCATCGAACACGATCCAAAGGAGTCCGAG CTGCCGTGGAGGCCGTGACGCAGGAGCTGTTCAG ctgtcCCACGCCGGGCTGCGACGGCAGCGGCCATGTTAGCGGGAAGTACGCGCGCCACCGCag TGTCTACGGATGCCCGCTGGCCAAGAAGAGGAAGGCTCTGGAAAAACAGCCACTGGAGCCGGCTGCCAAGAGAAGAAGCTTCCTCGCGTCCTGccccagcgaggaggaggaggacgcccGTGTCTATGCCAGCTATGAGAACGAAGCCATGGAGGTGGGGGATGTGGAGAAGGAGCAGGGCGAGgtagtggaggaggacgaggacgaggagcgcGAGGGcgacgaggaggacggggaggtggaggacgagtTCTCAGAGGACAATGAGGAGCAAGGggatgatgaagaggacgatgaggaggaggaagaggaggtggggaGGGCAGATACGATGATGGTGGAagagcgggtggaggaggaggaggaggaggagggcatggatgaggaggaggaggaagaagtggatgatggtgatgatgaggaggaagaagacgagcaagaggaggaggagcagaatcATCAGCAAG TGGAGAACCACTACAAAGCCGCTGGACAATCAAAGCTTCTTCCAATCCAGAaggacgacaacaacaacaacagctgcggCGCCGGCACCGGAGAAGAGTACGAGAACTACGACGAGCTGGTGGCCAAGTCGCTGCTCAACCTGGGCAAGATCGCCGAGGACGCGGCCTACCAGGCCATGACGGAGTCCGAGATGAACAGCAACTCCTCCAACAGCGGCgccgaggacgaggacgaggacgaggacgacggcAGCGAGCGCGGCGGCCGGAAGGGCGCGCTGAGCGTGGACCTGGACAGCGACGTGGTCCGCGAGACGGTGGACTCGCTCAAGCTGCTGGCGCAGGGCCACGGCGCCGTGCTGCCCGAGGACGGCTACGGCGACGCCGCCGtgctggaggagagcgaggaggaggtgtgTCTGAGCAGCCTGGAGTGTCTGAGGAACCAGTGCTTCGACCTGGCCCGAAAGCTGAGCGAGACGCAGACGCCGGAGCGGCCCGTCCTCCACGCCGCCCACGACGCGCTGCCGAGCGCCGCCGAGCAGCATCACCTGAGCAGGTACGACGGCGTCCAGCCGGCCGCGCCCGAGGAGCCCCGCGCGCTGGAGCGCAGCTACTCCGACATGGTGAACCtgatgaagctggaggagcagctgagcccCGCCTCCAGAGGGTACCccaccagctgcagccaggAGGGCGACGAGGACACCACGTCGGTGGCGTCCGACCGCTCCGACGACACCTTCGACATGGCCAAGGGCAACCTGTcgctgctggagaaggccaTCGCCCTGGAGTCGGAGAGGGCCAAGGTCATGAGGGACCGCATGGCGCTGGAGCACGGCGGGCCGCGCCgcgaccaccaccaccaccaccaccaccaccgctccCACGGCGAGCACAGCCCGCGGCTCAGCAGCGTGGCGGAGGAGCGCAAGTCCAGGATGCACCACGACGGCCTGAAGAGGGCCTTTTACCCGAAAG ACTCCTCCAgggcagagaagaaggagagcaaGTGTCCGACGCCCGGCTGCGACGGCACCGGCCACGTGACGGGCCTGTACCCGCACCACCGCAGCCTGTCCGGGTGCCCCCACAAAGACAGAGTCCCGCCTGAGA TCCTTGCCATgtatgaaaatgttttaaagtgCCCCACTCCTGGCTGCTCTGGACGGGGCCATGTCAATAGCAACAGGAACTCGCACCGCag TCTGTCCGGCTGTCCCATCGCCGCCGCAGAGAAGATGGCGAAGGTCCACGAGAAGACTCACTCCAccgacagcggcagcagcaaaACCAACCAGACGTCGGACCGGGTGCTCAG ACCCATGTGCTTCGTGAAGCAGCTCGAGATCCCTCAGTACGGCTACAAGAACAACGTTCCCACCAGCACCCCGCGCTCCAACCTGgccaaggagctggagaagtacTCCAAGACCAGCTACGACTACGCAGACTTCGACGGCCAGCACGGCGCCTACGCCAAGAGGCCGCCGCCCACCAAGGCCCACCACGGGAGAGACCCCTCCCCCAAAGGATACGACG CCAAGCGCTACTGCAAGACGTCGAGCCCggccagcagcaccaccagcagctacgctcccagcagcagcagcagcctgagctgtggaggaggcggcggcggaggagcaggcggcggcgggggaggcagcagcgccagcagcacctgcagtaaGAGCAGCTTCGACTACACCCACGACATGGAGGCGGCCCACATGGCGGCCACGGCCAtcctcaacctgtccaccaggTGCCGGGAGCTGCCGCACGCGCTGGGAGGGAAGCCCCAGGACCTGCTGACTCAG AGTCCGGTCGGGGACCTGGACGACAGCGGCGCCGTGGACGTGGCGGGTCAGCCCGGCGGGCCGGAGGGCAGCGGCACCGTGCTGACGCCCCTGCAGCCCATGTCGCCGCAGCGCCAGgctctgctcagcagccgctgctaCCAGCTGAGCGACGCCGACTGCTGGGACCTCCCCGCCGACTACACCAAGATCAAACGCCTGGGAGACGAGCAGGACCACAAAGAG GGCGACGAGCTGGATCCgttccaggagctgctggacgaGCAGCGCTACCCGGCCGAGGTGACCATGCCCAGCCCCAAGCACCACAAGTACCCGGCCTGCAAGGAGAGCAAGAAGGAGCTGATCAC GTTGTCCAGCTGCCAGCTGAGCGACAAGAGCATCCGTGGGATGATGACGACCAACTCACAGGAGCTGAA GTGTCCGACTCCCGGCTGCGATGGATCCGGACACATCACCGGGAACTACGCGTCCCACAGGAG cctgTCCGGGTGTCCACGCGCCAAGAAGAGCGGCATCAAGATCCTCCACAGCAAAGAGGACAAGGACGACCAGGAGCCCATCAA gtgtcCCGTCCCCGGCTGCGACGGACAGGGTCACGTGACCGGGAAGTACGCGTCCCACCGCAGCGCCTCCGGGTGCCCCCTGGCGGCCAAGCGGCAGAAGGACAGCTACGTCAACGGCTCGCAGTTCGTCTGGAAGTCCGGCAAGACGGACGGGATGACCTGCCCGACCCCCGGCTGCGACGGCTCGGGACACGTCAGCGGCAGCTTCCTGACTCATCGgaggttcagtctcca TCTGTCCGGCTGCCCTCGAGCCACCTCCGCTATGAAGAAGGCCCGGATGAGCGGCGTAGAGATGTTGACAATCAAGCAGAGGGCGAGTAAAG GGATCGAAAATGACGAGGAAATCAAACAGCTGGATGAAGAAATCAAAGATCTGAATGAATCAAACAATCAAGTAGAGTCTGACATGATAAAGCTGAGGACGCAG ATCACCACCATGGAGACCAACCTGAAGTCCATCGAGGAGGAGAACAAGGTGATCGAGCAGCAGAACGACTCGCTGCTGCATGAGCTGGCCAACCTCAGCCAGTCGCTCATCAACAGCTTAGCCAACATCCAGCTTCCACACATG AGACCGCTGCCACAGAAAGAAGCCCCAGTAAAGCATAACTGCTGTTTACAGATGCCTCCCAGA GAGCCCATGAATGAACAGAACTTTGACACTTATGTAAGTACTCTGACAGACATGTACACCCACCAGGACCAGTACCAGAGCCCGGAGAACAAGGCGCTGCTGGAGAACATCAGACAGGCCGTGCAGGGCATCCAGGTCTGA
- the myt1la gene encoding myelin transcription factor 1-like, a isoform X7, which produces MEVNAVEKHHRTRSKGVRAAVEAVTQELFSCPTPGCDGSGHVSGKYARHRSVYGCPLAKKRKALEKQPLEPAAKRRSFLASCPSEEEEDARVYASYENEAMEVGDVEKEQGEVVEEDEDEEREGDEEDGEVEDEFSEDNEEQGDDEEDDEEEEEEVGRADTMMVEERVEEEEEEEGMDEEEEEEVDDGDDEEEEDEQEEEEQNHQQVENHYKAAGQSKLLPIQKDDNNNNSCGAGTGEEYENYDELVAKSLLNLGKIAEDAAYQAMTESEMNSNSSNSGAEDEDEDEDDGSERGGRKGALSVDLDSDVVRETVDSLKLLAQGHGAVLPEDGYGDAAVLEESEEEVCLSSLECLRNQCFDLARKLSETQTPERPVLHAAHDALPSAAEQHHLSRYDGVQPAAPEEPRALERSYSDMVNLMKLEEQLSPASRGYPTSCSQEGDEDTTSVASDRSDDTFDMAKGNLSLLEKAIALESERAKVMRDRMALEHGGPRRDHHHHHHHHRSHGEHSPRLSSVAEERKSRMHHDGLKRAFYPKDSSRAEKKESKCPTPGCDGTGHVTGLYPHHRSLSGCPHKDRVPPEILAMYENVLKCPTPGCSGRGHVNSNRNSHRSLSGCPIAAAEKMAKVHEKTHSTDSGSSKTNQTSDRVLRPMCFVKQLEIPQYGYKNNVPTSTPRSNLAKELEKYSKTSYDYADFDGQHGAYAKRPPPTKAHHGRDPSPKGYDAKRYCKTSSPASSTTSSYAPSSSSSLSCGGGGGGGAGGGGGGSSASSTCSKSSFDYTHDMEAAHMAATAILNLSTRCRELPHALGGKPQDLLTQSPVGDLDDSGAVDVAGQPGGPEGSGTVLTPLQPMSPQRQALLSSRCYQLSDADCWDLPADYTKIKRLGDEQDHKEGDELDPFQELLDEQRYPAEVTMPSPKHHKYPACKESKKELITLSSCQLSDKSIRGMMTTNSQELKCPTPGCDGSGHITGNYASHRSLSGCPRAKKSGIKILHSKEDKDDQEPIKCPVPGCDGQGHVTGKYASHRSASGCPLAAKRQKDSYVNGSQFVWKSGKTDGMTCPTPGCDGSGHVSGSFLTHRSLSGCPRATSAMKKARMSGVEMLTIKQRASKGIENDEEIKQLDEEIKDLNESNNQVESDMIKLRTQITTMETNLKSIEEENKVIEQQNDSLLHELANLSQSLINSLANIQLPHMEPMNEQNFDTYVSTLTDMYTHQDQYQSPENKALLENIRQAVQGIQV; this is translated from the exons atggAGGTGAATGCAGTTGAAAAACACCATCGAACACGATCCAAAGGAGTCCGAG CTGCCGTGGAGGCCGTGACGCAGGAGCTGTTCAG ctgtcCCACGCCGGGCTGCGACGGCAGCGGCCATGTTAGCGGGAAGTACGCGCGCCACCGCag TGTCTACGGATGCCCGCTGGCCAAGAAGAGGAAGGCTCTGGAAAAACAGCCACTGGAGCCGGCTGCCAAGAGAAGAAGCTTCCTCGCGTCCTGccccagcgaggaggaggaggacgcccGTGTCTATGCCAGCTATGAGAACGAAGCCATGGAGGTGGGGGATGTGGAGAAGGAGCAGGGCGAGgtagtggaggaggacgaggacgaggagcgcGAGGGcgacgaggaggacggggaggtggaggacgagtTCTCAGAGGACAATGAGGAGCAAGGggatgatgaagaggacgatgaggaggaggaagaggaggtggggaGGGCAGATACGATGATGGTGGAagagcgggtggaggaggaggaggaggaggagggcatggatgaggaggaggaggaagaagtggatgatggtgatgatgaggaggaagaagacgagcaagaggaggaggagcagaatcATCAGCAAG TGGAGAACCACTACAAAGCCGCTGGACAATCAAAGCTTCTTCCAATCCAGAaggacgacaacaacaacaacagctgcggCGCCGGCACCGGAGAAGAGTACGAGAACTACGACGAGCTGGTGGCCAAGTCGCTGCTCAACCTGGGCAAGATCGCCGAGGACGCGGCCTACCAGGCCATGACGGAGTCCGAGATGAACAGCAACTCCTCCAACAGCGGCgccgaggacgaggacgaggacgaggacgacggcAGCGAGCGCGGCGGCCGGAAGGGCGCGCTGAGCGTGGACCTGGACAGCGACGTGGTCCGCGAGACGGTGGACTCGCTCAAGCTGCTGGCGCAGGGCCACGGCGCCGTGCTGCCCGAGGACGGCTACGGCGACGCCGCCGtgctggaggagagcgaggaggaggtgtgTCTGAGCAGCCTGGAGTGTCTGAGGAACCAGTGCTTCGACCTGGCCCGAAAGCTGAGCGAGACGCAGACGCCGGAGCGGCCCGTCCTCCACGCCGCCCACGACGCGCTGCCGAGCGCCGCCGAGCAGCATCACCTGAGCAGGTACGACGGCGTCCAGCCGGCCGCGCCCGAGGAGCCCCGCGCGCTGGAGCGCAGCTACTCCGACATGGTGAACCtgatgaagctggaggagcagctgagcccCGCCTCCAGAGGGTACCccaccagctgcagccaggAGGGCGACGAGGACACCACGTCGGTGGCGTCCGACCGCTCCGACGACACCTTCGACATGGCCAAGGGCAACCTGTcgctgctggagaaggccaTCGCCCTGGAGTCGGAGAGGGCCAAGGTCATGAGGGACCGCATGGCGCTGGAGCACGGCGGGCCGCGCCgcgaccaccaccaccaccaccaccaccaccgctccCACGGCGAGCACAGCCCGCGGCTCAGCAGCGTGGCGGAGGAGCGCAAGTCCAGGATGCACCACGACGGCCTGAAGAGGGCCTTTTACCCGAAAG ACTCCTCCAgggcagagaagaaggagagcaaGTGTCCGACGCCCGGCTGCGACGGCACCGGCCACGTGACGGGCCTGTACCCGCACCACCGCAGCCTGTCCGGGTGCCCCCACAAAGACAGAGTCCCGCCTGAGA TCCTTGCCATgtatgaaaatgttttaaagtgCCCCACTCCTGGCTGCTCTGGACGGGGCCATGTCAATAGCAACAGGAACTCGCACCGCag TCTGTCCGGCTGTCCCATCGCCGCCGCAGAGAAGATGGCGAAGGTCCACGAGAAGACTCACTCCAccgacagcggcagcagcaaaACCAACCAGACGTCGGACCGGGTGCTCAG ACCCATGTGCTTCGTGAAGCAGCTCGAGATCCCTCAGTACGGCTACAAGAACAACGTTCCCACCAGCACCCCGCGCTCCAACCTGgccaaggagctggagaagtacTCCAAGACCAGCTACGACTACGCAGACTTCGACGGCCAGCACGGCGCCTACGCCAAGAGGCCGCCGCCCACCAAGGCCCACCACGGGAGAGACCCCTCCCCCAAAGGATACGACG CCAAGCGCTACTGCAAGACGTCGAGCCCggccagcagcaccaccagcagctacgctcccagcagcagcagcagcctgagctgtggaggaggcggcggcggaggagcaggcggcggcgggggaggcagcagcgccagcagcacctgcagtaaGAGCAGCTTCGACTACACCCACGACATGGAGGCGGCCCACATGGCGGCCACGGCCAtcctcaacctgtccaccaggTGCCGGGAGCTGCCGCACGCGCTGGGAGGGAAGCCCCAGGACCTGCTGACTCAG AGTCCGGTCGGGGACCTGGACGACAGCGGCGCCGTGGACGTGGCGGGTCAGCCCGGCGGGCCGGAGGGCAGCGGCACCGTGCTGACGCCCCTGCAGCCCATGTCGCCGCAGCGCCAGgctctgctcagcagccgctgctaCCAGCTGAGCGACGCCGACTGCTGGGACCTCCCCGCCGACTACACCAAGATCAAACGCCTGGGAGACGAGCAGGACCACAAAGAG GGCGACGAGCTGGATCCgttccaggagctgctggacgaGCAGCGCTACCCGGCCGAGGTGACCATGCCCAGCCCCAAGCACCACAAGTACCCGGCCTGCAAGGAGAGCAAGAAGGAGCTGATCAC GTTGTCCAGCTGCCAGCTGAGCGACAAGAGCATCCGTGGGATGATGACGACCAACTCACAGGAGCTGAA GTGTCCGACTCCCGGCTGCGATGGATCCGGACACATCACCGGGAACTACGCGTCCCACAGGAG cctgTCCGGGTGTCCACGCGCCAAGAAGAGCGGCATCAAGATCCTCCACAGCAAAGAGGACAAGGACGACCAGGAGCCCATCAA gtgtcCCGTCCCCGGCTGCGACGGACAGGGTCACGTGACCGGGAAGTACGCGTCCCACCGCAGCGCCTCCGGGTGCCCCCTGGCGGCCAAGCGGCAGAAGGACAGCTACGTCAACGGCTCGCAGTTCGTCTGGAAGTCCGGCAAGACGGACGGGATGACCTGCCCGACCCCCGGCTGCGACGGCTCGGGACACGTCAGCGGCAGCTTCCTGACTCATCGgag TCTGTCCGGCTGCCCTCGAGCCACCTCCGCTATGAAGAAGGCCCGGATGAGCGGCGTAGAGATGTTGACAATCAAGCAGAGGGCGAGTAAAG GGATCGAAAATGACGAGGAAATCAAACAGCTGGATGAAGAAATCAAAGATCTGAATGAATCAAACAATCAAGTAGAGTCTGACATGATAAAGCTGAGGACGCAG ATCACCACCATGGAGACCAACCTGAAGTCCATCGAGGAGGAGAACAAGGTGATCGAGCAGCAGAACGACTCGCTGCTGCATGAGCTGGCCAACCTCAGCCAGTCGCTCATCAACAGCTTAGCCAACATCCAGCTTCCACACATG GAGCCCATGAATGAACAGAACTTTGACACTTATGTAAGTACTCTGACAGACATGTACACCCACCAGGACCAGTACCAGAGCCCGGAGAACAAGGCGCTGCTGGAGAACATCAGACAGGCCGTGCAGGGCATCCAGGTCTGA